DNA from Balneolaceae bacterium:
ACCATAAGCCGTTCAGATAGGTGGTCGTGGAAAAACTCAGGCAGCGAGCTGATGTTGGTCTCCTCCCGCAACAGACAACGTCCGCCCTGCTCGCGGATATAGTTTATATGGGCGGCAGCCGCAGCGCAAGGCTGCAGGCCTGCCACCATGTAGCGGTCACATGTACCGGAGGGATGTTCGACGGCCTGCCGGAAAGGTGATCCGGAATGGGGCATGCCTTCCTTGAGGGGGCGCACGTCGGCATGGGCATCCAGATTCAGTATGGCAGTGTGGAGCCCTGCGGTTGCATATCCGGAAAAGTGGGCGAAGGCCGTTTCGTGTCCCCCTCCCAGAATCACCGGTACCACGCCCTTCCGAAGATAACCGGCCACCACTTCTCCGAAGGCCTCCTGGCTTTGGGCCAGGCTCCCATCCAGCCGAAAATTACCCAGGTCGCGCGTCCGTTCCAGCAGGTGCCGGTGATCGCCCGGAGACTCCACATCGGGGGTCATCCTGTAGAGCATGAGCCGGATGGCGTCGGGCGCTTCGGCCGCGCCGGGACGACCCCCGTTGCGGCGGACACCCTCCTCGGAGGGAAAACCCAGTATCACCGCACGCAGGTCCTTCTCGGGAAGGTCTCCGCCGGCCAGCAGGGGACCCAAGCGGGGGTCATCCCCGTCGGTATGGGGAACCGGAATATGAGCCGAGTGGAATTTGGACATGCGGGCGTTGAAGTATGGCTGAGGTGTTTCAACGGTAAAGTACAAACCCCGGACCGCTTCCCAAAAAACCTCGTTGCGTCCAGGCCCCGCGGTTTTGAAATCAGGCATTTATTGTCCTTATTTGAGCAGACAACAAGCGCACATCCCGCAATCCGACCCATTCGATATGCTTATCCGACGCATGGCCCTCATGATAATGTCCCTGCTGCTCATGGCAGCGTGCAGCCAGCCGCAAAAACAGGAGTCGGCCAGTTCCGCCGACGGCG
Protein-coding regions in this window:
- a CDS encoding formimidoylglutamase; this translates as MSKFHSAHIPVPHTDGDDPRLGPLLAGGDLPEKDLRAVILGFPSEEGVRRNGGRPGAAEAPDAIRLMLYRMTPDVESPGDHRHLLERTRDLGNFRLDGSLAQSQEAFGEVVAGYLRKGVVPVILGGGHETAFAHFSGYATAGLHTAILNLDAHADVRPLKEGMPHSGSPFRQAVEHPSGTCDRYMVAGLQPCAAAAAHINYIREQGGRCLLREETNISSLPEFFHDHLSERLMVTFDMDAVDQAFAPGVSAPCANGLQPDLWLTAAYLAGRNEKVTSFDLSEVNPQFDRDGQTARLGALTVWHFLLGLSHRGR